A DNA window from Mastomys coucha isolate ucsf_1 unplaced genomic scaffold, UCSF_Mcou_1 pScaffold21, whole genome shotgun sequence contains the following coding sequences:
- the LOC116100792 gene encoding olfactory receptor 2AG1-like, with translation MEPWNSTLGSGFILVGILDGSGSPELLCATVTALYMLALVSNGMLILVITLDIYLHVPMYLLLGQLSLMDLLLTSVISPKAVMDFLLKDNTISFGGCALQMFLELALGSAEDLLLAFMAYDRYVAICHPLNYMIYMRPSICWLMAAISWIPASLSALGYTIYTMQYPFCKSRQIRHLFCEIPPLLKLACADTSRYELMVYLMGVTLLIPPLAAILASYSLILFTVLKMPSNEGRKKALITCSSHLTVVGMYYGPLTVMYILPSSYHSSKQENILSFLYTIVTPALNPLIYSLRNKEVSGALKRVLGKRLLSTHPNF, from the coding sequence ATGGAGCCCTGGAATTCTACCTTGGGAAGTGGCTTCATCTTGGTGGGGATTCTGGATGGCAGTGGCTCTCCTGAACTGCTCTGTGCTACAGTCACTGCCCTGTACATGTTGGCACTGGTCAGCAATGGAATGCTGATTCTGGTCATTACACTGGATATCTACCTCCATGTTCCTATGTACCTCTTACTTGGGCAGCTATCTCTCATGGACCTACTTCTCACCTCAGTTATCAGTCCCAAAGCTGTCATGGACTTTCTGCTCAAAGACAACACCATCTCCTTTGGAGGTTGTGCCCTTCAGATGTTCTTGGAACTGGCACTGGGTAGTGCAGAGGACctccttctggccttcatggctTATGACAGGTATGTGGCCATTTGTCATCCATTGAACTACATGATCTACATGAGGCCAAGCATCTGCTGGCTTATGGCAGCCATCTCCTGGATTCCAGCCTCTCTGAGTGCCCTTGGATATACCATCTACACTATGCAGTATCCCTTCTGCAAATCCCGGCAGATTAGACACCTTTTCTGTGAGATTCCTCCATTGCTGAAGCTGGCCTGTGCAGACACCTCCAGATATGAACTCATGGTTTATTTGATGGGTGTGACCTTGCTCATTCCTCCTCTTGCTGCAATCCTGGCTTCCTACTCACTAATTCTGTTCACTGTGCTCAAAATGCCCTCAAATGAGGGCAGAAAGAAAGCCCTTATTACCTGCTCTTCCCACctaactgtggttgggatgtactATGGGCCTCTCACAGTCATGTACATCCTGCCAAGTTCCTACCACAGTTCCAAACAAGAAAATATCCTCTCTTTTCTATACACAATTGTAACACCAGCTCTGAATCCTCTAATCTACAGTCTAAGAAATAAAGAGGTCAGTGGGGCTCTGAAGAGAGTCCTAGGAAAACGGTTGTTGTCAACACACCCTAACTTCTAG